tataatttacaatgattagtgataggTTACtaagttacaaacttataatctatttgaaataaaaatacaaCTTACTCACTTATGTTGTTGTGTAGTTGTATACACAATGTCACTTATTTACttataaattacaaattatgTAATACATTACACTTACATTTATTCTTATTTCTCATATagcttttttggaaaaatttgcaAATGACTTAATTGCTTTTAATAGTGAAAGCCAATATACTAATATGTTGATGTGCAATTCATATGCATTCACTTAGACTGTTTAGTTGTCTTGTCTATGCTTAAATCCTTGAAATTAGTGAATAGAGAATATGAATTTTCATATTAAATATGTAATGTAATTTTAGAGCACACCAATACTTGTAAGTTATAAGTCCCGTGttcaaatatttaataattcaaatattaatgatGTACCAAACtaccaatatctaaattctaattatatttattatttaatatttagtattatacctatacttattaattattatctaatttTAGTCATGTATAAAATGATAAGTATTATAGTCATGTTATGTATTGTTATATATTTGTAGTATTATAGccatataacaattaacaaatactaaaatagtGTAATGTACaacattatatattattattatcataagtACATGATAATACCATATACTAACTATTTTATAAATTAATTTGGTATTCGAACGCGGTAATACGGTACCCTATTTCATTTTATCGAATTTAAATTCGAAATCGATTATTATCAAATTCATAATTTGATTAcctatttcataccatattagaattcAGTAAATTTACTAAATACCGCTTTTGTACCAAATTACCCAATATACTATTTTAAATGATcaaattgaatttgaactcAAGTACGAATTTGGTTCGTACCGAATTTGCTCACCCCTGCCTAACTAGGAGGAATTGccatgaaaattgaaattgttttccttgaatCTTCCGTTAGATGAGAAAAGAGAGTGGCGTAGTACGCAGTAGAATATACTCCAAAACGACGTTGACTGGGCTGTGGAAGCACGATGCGTCCTACGTGTGGGCGCTTGTTTGGTTATTCGGGCATTTCCAGTTTAAATGAAGTACAGTCCAGTTATTTTGGCATGATATGCGGATCAGAAATGCTCCCTTATTTGGATATTTCGTCTCTCTGTCTCAATTGAGGATTGGTGGTACGAAAAAGGACGATGACTTGTTCGTAATTAAGGTCACTTTTGTGAATGGATACTGCTCTCATGTTGCTGAATTTTGGAAACATCATCAtcattgtttggattgtgaattatttacCGAATTATatctgcttacatcatcattacaatttccaacgcacctttttatcttctcaattacctttttatctcacatacatcacatcacaaaaagtgctacagtaaaaatatctcaaataattcacaatccaaacaaacatattaatattattatttCCACTGATGCATTTCTTGCTTCTATTCTCCATTTTTTCCCCATAATAAAGGAATATTTTGAGATAAAAAGCGATATTCCGAGCAACTTATGCATACCTAAAAGGACCAAAAAGTGAAAGCATTCTCTTATCTTATGACAGTCATCAGGGCACACCAAGAATGAGGTCGGGGTTCAATTATTACTCATCCCAAGTTGTGAAATTTTTTAACCTGAAAATCGAAGGACTTGcttgaattgcatttttcatgatttttcatggaaaaattactgtagcgatttgatgtatgtgagggaaaaaggtaatagggaaatgtgatcacggaagaCAACGAATTTTTTTTACGGAAAACAGCAATCCAAATAAGGCATAAACTTTTTGCAGGCAAATTTTAATCTGGaaatcatctttcatcaaaagAGCATGGAATAGAGAAACCCTAAATTAAATTGAACcttgtaattttcttgaaataaaaacTATCAATAAATAGGGGGCTTGTCCCATTCTTTTAAGTTGTTAGGAACGGGAACGAGCACTATATATATCATTTTTCTCATAATATACTTAAAAGCGAGTCATAATAATCCAAGTTCACTAACCAAAGAATGCCCAAATCCATGTGAAATTATTCCATGAGAAGATATTTTTTCAATCGAGTTAGAGAACCATTAGTATTATCTTCATCCAATGTATTGCCGGGTCGAGGGAATTGCCACGGTTATAACACGTAATGAAAGGCATTGAAAGTGACAATTAGAAGACTTTGGTTAGATGCATCTTCCCTGGTTCTTCCTGCCGAGACTCGCATGCATCGAGCCCCCTCCTTCACTCGTTTTCTAAGACCGGCGGGACTTTGTTGAATTTCTGGTCAATTGGATCCATCCTTTTCGTGATATGAATGGATAGAAAGTCTCTTTTTTccttccacaaaaaaaaaaagatccatCCTTTTCCAAGTCTAATAGTATAACGAAAAAGCTTACATTCTTTTGTCCCTACTTTTCCCAATCATGATTCATGAACTAAGCTGTAGCGTTATTCATCATTCATGAaagcatacatatatatatatatatatatatatataaatgtgcAACCAAATTCCCAATTATGGTAGGACAATGTCGCAACGGAATTCATGAACTCCACCGACCAACTGCCATGCTCCAGAGTACTCAGCTGTTATCCACTTTCTGCATACATACGTGAAACACTGCACCAGTTCCCCCTCGTGTGGCTTCTTTTAGATTCATACGAGTGCGTAATGCATTCATATAATAATTTAATGATGATTTAATTCTCGTCGATTTCTCTGTTAGATCATCCCCTAGAATATGTTAAAATAGGATTAGGTGTAGGTATAAATGATGATAAttaaccaaagaaaaaaaaaacactgtgCCAAGTTCATACccctttaaaaaaataaaataaaatgctgTGCCAGGAGTTGGAATTTGACCTAAAGTGGGGATGTTGCTTGCTCCACAACCAACAGGGAGCCAGTTCTATTGGTCTGTGTATTGCCTCTAGCACTACACCTTTCTTGCACTCTTGGCCAATGATAAGCACTTTTAATTCCTTCCTTCTTTCCTTCCTGTGACCAAAAAAGGGgggaaacaagaaaaagaagcagGCTAGGCTGTGGTTGGTGAAAGAACACCTATTTTCTTGAAGGATTCAGCACAAGTAGTAGTTGATTGGGCTCGACCTTTGATTGCTCGTTGGTTAACAAAATATTCAACCGTAACCAGCAGAAGTTCCAAGTTGATATAATCAATCACCAAGGGCAACTCCTtagagctacaagctcaagtgCAGGTTCGGCTAACTCGTCAGCAGTGTTTTAGGAGTGTTTTATATATTTAAAGTTGTatttagtgtgtgtgtgtgtgcgcgcgTGCGCGTGCGTGATACTGCTAGAATCGAAAGTCTattttactccctccgtcccactttgatagtcatgtattcattttttatttgtcccaaattgtagtccactttccaattaaaagatatagttgtattttaatttttctaaaatacccttattcaatgtaagtagttattactataaacctaccccatttaatgagagttgattctttttttaccatcaattaaAGTTCacataaagttgtaccatatttaatgtgagggtaatttaggaaaatagcaatctaaatttacttttccaacaaagttaattattttttcttaaattgtgtgaaaaaagaaacagaactatcaaagtgggacagagGGAGTAGTGATTAAATCTAATTTCATTTGTATTTCCTGAATTACTATCCGGAAAATACTCAATTACGTGCACAAGCTTTTGTTGTTTATTGGAATTTGTTGATATACTCTACTCTCCATAAATATTAGTGCAAAACGTCGTGATTATGAATTATGAATAATTCATTGGTCAAATAAATGACCGGAAATGCGTAGGAAAATGAATCATCATTGCCAATTGACTAAGGCAGCACATGACCACTGACGAGGAGACCCAATTAAACTAAGGGCCTGTTTGCCAAACAACTTTTTAGCCAAGTTTATCTGttataagttttttaacaactttattcagctacagtaacctcaaaaatttttcagaatttttaaactattttaaaatatacttcaaaatatttaaaaatttacgtacatcaaaattttttttttttataacttctacagtaaagttttggacaagcattcaaaaaattcatttggcaAACGGAGCCTAAACGAAAGGTTGAAGTATTTATATTTTCAGGTGTGCTCCAGTGTTATGTCGCCAACATTACCTGCTGTCGTCAGCTCAAGTGACGACGCTATCCTTTCCTTTGCTAccattagttttattttccaccaaaaattaAGTTGTATTAAAAAGGACAATTAGTTTTAAAAATGAAACTCCAATCTCCCTTCTTTGACCGTTGCCTGGGAAGCTGCCGGAAGAGGTGCCACTGGATTTTTGGTTAGAGGAATTGGACAGCAATTTCCAGGGAAAGAACACAACAAatatttgttgttgttgttgttttttatttatttatttattaaaataccCTTTTGGCTGCATAAGAACAGTAGAAATTCTGAAATTCATGCTGTATTGGAAATGGCATCATTACGGTTAAATTATCTACTATTTGTTCCACATGCCTTATGGGACGAATTAGACTCGATCGattcaattatgaaaataacaATTGGAGAAGTAACTGCCATAAAAGTTTACAGGATAGTTTGCAATTtgccttatttatttattgataaataaaagTTTGATGCATTCGACTCCGATCACTATCAAGGAGTAGTACATACTCGTGAACTCATAAGTCGTTTATAAAGGTTCTTACAGACCGCTCATTAATACAGTTGTCAGATTAGCAGAATTCAAACAAGATCGTCCTTGAACACAGCTCTTATATCATCAACAGTGAAATTCGAACACACGCCGGCCTCGTCTTTAATAATTAAGCCACCTTGTATTGATGCCCCTATTCCCAACTTTGGCCAGCACATAAGATAAGATAGTTAGATTTGTGTCCCCCAATACACACAACAACCCAAGCCCACAAAACAAAGGGAGAGCCAGAGGTCCTTTGATTCTTTTTGCCAGCTCTGGCCGGCCCAATTAAAGTGAAGCTAATGTTCATTCATTCTTCACACGACAAGTTGAGTTCAGCAACAACTCATTCCATCGATCATATTTTCCGTTTCTCCAACTAACAATCGATAATGGCAGATTCCTGATGTTTGATCTTAGACATGATTTTGACAAGTTATAGTATTCGATGAaagaaacccaacaaaatatGACACAAAGTGCAACCTTCATTGGAAAAGGCCCCGCCCACTTCACTTTATACTGCTGAAACTGAAAACCCTGTATCTCTTTTATCTATCTCGTGTTTTAGAGTAATGAAGTTTTGTAAAATAGCTTgttttaataataattttatcacctttttttttttttttttatctttcctATCATTAAAAGTGTTATAGTAATTGCCCTATACAATTTTTCCAAACACACTCAGCCTGTTTTGGATAATATTCCAATAAATATACAATCTCATTGCACCACCTATTCCAATAAATACACAATCTCACTACACCACCTAGCTAAAGGTTTGGAGTAACAAACTTGCTTATTGTACATACAAGTATATGTATTAGAAAAAAGGTAAATATTGGGACAGAAAAGTGCCAACATTATATAAACCTTCAGCAAGTTGTCATCCATAACCTGCAAACAATCCAATTCTCTCTTTCTGTATGGCCACATCTACATTGAGAACTTATAAATCACAGAAAATCATCCAACGAAGAGACAAAAAGGCAAATTTGGCGAATCATATAGGAACAAGATCATCAACTGTATTCCAAAATGATCAAACTCTAAGATGGAATAATAGTTTAAGTTAAGTTGAACCTTAGTATCAAAAAGCAGGGCATATGGTGAGAGATATTTTTACAGTTTCCATATGATGATTCCTTGTTGCTTTAATCCCTAATTGTATTTCATGCTCTAAAGCAAGGATAATGTTCGAGATTGGTTTTCAAGAGCTCTAGCCCTATGCCTTCTCTTAAAGATATCTTGCCTGAACTTTTTGGTTTCCCACTGTATGTCCAAGAAGGGCTTCTTCTCTATGCtttctttttcactttctaTCATTCGCTGCCTTTTTGCCACTGCCATTGCTGCAGCTTCATCCTCCTCCAGCTGCCTTTTCACCTCTCCCTGCAGATAATAACCATAGCTACCATTAATCATTCTACACACGCACATGCAGTGCCACATGCAACCCTGCATTCATAATTGATTAGGTTGTTTGTATCTTTCAATACGATAAACGCTATTGACAGAAGTCCAAAAGTACCTTTAAAGACTGATTGTATGTGATTTCATTTTCCCAACCTTAAAAGCATTCACATAATTATTTTCAAATGCAACTTGAACCAAAAGTACTACCAAGGCAACAAACCCTTGGTAGGATAAATGCATTTGGGAAGCATAATGTGAATCATGATATGTATTGCACCTACGCTAACCTGCTGAAAAAGTgtttaaaataccaaaaaatctGTGTTAATCAAGATTGGCCATTGTCTACTTCATTCTTCACTTTATACTAGACAGATTTGGTCTAGATCCTGAGGAATTTGTGGCTGCTTAGTCTCGACTCGCAAAAGACAGGGAGTTAGGCCAGACAATCCCCAAAGCACTCCAAACCTCTCACAGTTTCATTAGAATCCATTTGCAAGAAGGTGACTTCTGAAAATTGGAGTAGACTGCTGAAAGAAAGATCTATAAATATGGAAGAATTCTAATCAAATTAATTAGATCATTCCTAAATGAATGTAAACGCAACCGAAGATAACATTAACAAACAGAGGATCATAAACCTGGAGGTCCTGAATCAGACTATCAAGGGATTTGATTTTTCGATGTGGCCAACGAGGAATACCAAATTCTCTGCACTTCTTCTTGAGTACTGTAAGACCAACTTTAAGATTCTTTGAAGCTTCAATAATTGGAAGATCAAAGTACTTGGCAAGATCTTCCAATGCAAGTCTTGCTATATCTTTGGTTGCAGCCCTCTTTTGCTTCTTCTCTACTACACCTGCAATCTTCCATCTATTTATAAACCAGTAGACATTAACAGAAAACAAATTCCCACATGGAAAAACATTTAAAACTTATATCCAATTATCTTCTATCGTTCTGGTGAAAATGGTAAAAGAAACCTTCAAGACAGACTTGTTTTCCAACATGCAAACTTTCTCAACTGGTCTACAGGTTTACATATATGCTGACACCATTTACCTGTGATTAAGATCAAAATTGAGTTCTAGCTCTCATCCTGAAACCTTGCTAATAGCAACCTTCTTAGAACTCATGACTTGAGCTCCTTCGGAATTATATCTCAACCATGAATCTTATAAGGAAGTTAggattttccagaatttcagTTTAGCAGGTTCATTTGTGAAAAGAAATTGGATGATATGGAGTTCATGCCAAAGCATTCCAAAGAGGCGATAGAAGTTAGAATACATTTCTGTCAACTCCTTCAGAGTTCTTATGTGTATCACATTCTGTAGAGGACCACAACTTCAATCGGATACCATTGAGAACGGATATAGATGGAAAAAAAATCTCTGACACCCTCCTTCAGCTTATTTTGGCGCATTAAGAAGGATAGTAATGCAAAGCAAAAATGTCTACATCAGACCATTTTCTCAATAGATAAGCCATCACCTTTTATAATTCTTGGAGCTTGTCAAACCTCTTCTTTTCCATTCCACGGGTTTTAGAAGAAATTGATTTCTTTGAATAGTAAGAGACATGTGTTTTTCTTAGTAGCATGAACATCAATTACAAAGCTCTAGTGACAGCTGATACTTGGACAAGTATGATTTTGTGTAACTTTTTGAAAGTGGAAAACAGATGTGCTACTTGCTAATAcaagttattcttttttatcCTAAAACAGCTCATAAAGAATTGATTGGGTATAATATAACAACCCTAAAAGCCTTTTCACCAAATGACGAACCACAATGTGTGTCATTCCCATTCCTTCTCATGACACCATAGtccaaatgagaatgaaagtgTAGCTTTCTAAGATGTAATTGGTTATATAGTTGAAGTAAAATAAATGTAATTGGTTATATAGTTGAAGTAAAATAaacattaaatcattgaaatacGAGAGGTAAGTATTTTAAGAGAATTCCTTTCTTCATGCCTAAATGTCAAGAATCACATTTACAGCAAACGACCGTGTGAAAATTTCAAGTCTCTAGTTCAAAGACCACCTGTCCACCACAAATGAGTGAGGGGTACCTAAAAACCATATTAAGCATAACATTTGTTTTTTAGGGTACATAAGTATATTGTTAAGGAAAAGGGTAGTGGGAGAGAGACAGGTAGGATGCTCAGCTTCAGGTTTTGGAGGACAACATTGATCATACACCTTAGacattctcttttcttttcagaGACCACAGAAGTTGAGCGGTTCAGATAGTTGCATTTTGGTACATATTCATAGTATATATAATGACCACAATTCATGTATACTTGCGTTTTAAGTGTCACTCTCCATCTAAGGAAAGTAAGTCATTGTGATCTGAATTTATCTATTTCGTTTAATATGTCAAGGCCACATACTTTAAAAGCACACTTCCCACGTGGACAAGGCGTTCGGCTTCAATTCTGTGGATCACTGACGCAACAAGGAAAAACCAATGAAAACACTTCACTACGTCAGTCATATTAGTGACCTCTACTAATCTACCCCACCCTTGAACTTTTTCCGTTTTCCTTGCGTAATGATAAACTTTATTCGTTTGTCATAGCAAATAAGTATATTCTGCGTTCACATAATACACATGGACTTTACTTCAGAATCACCGAAGACAAGCTTCCAAACTCACTGATCATCTTTTGTCATGGAGAAAGAAAATGACTTTCTCTTATTCATTTAAATAAAGAGTTTTGAAGTTTAACCTGCTGCATTCTGGTTATTCTCTTCATTATCAGATCCAGAACACGGAAGTGAGTTAAGATCCAACACAGGCACATGCTGAGCCCTTTGAGTAAGATGACCAACATCACTGTGAATTTCCTCTCCTTCTTCAGGTAAAACTTTTGATGGATCTCCACATTCTATTTTGTGTCCCAATTTGAAGATCATTTCAAGATCATTTGACAAGGACGGGATTGATGCCAGCTTAGGGTTTCTACATGACAATGGGCAGCAACAAAGCAAGTTAAAATGACCATTAATGAAAGCAAGATAACAACTATCAAACTTGAGTGCAGAAGAAATCATTGTGTCTTTGGGAAGACGTCAACGACATGCTAACGTGAATTTGAATTTCTAACCCGTCTTGACTCTTGAAGAGAAAGCATATCACAATACAGCATGATGTTTGATGTAATTGTCAGACAATTACAGAGCAGAAATCACTTCCACAAGGAGTAGGCCTTAGCCAAAAGTTAAATACTAGAGCTTAATTTGTGAATGTTCAACAAAAATTCAATTGTTAAAGGGGAGAAGCTTCAATGACGTAGATGGAGATGTTTTGATTGGGGCCAAAGACAACTTTTAAGGCTTTTAGAATACGACTGGTGCCACAAATCAATACTAATTCTGGTTTATCGCCCACTAGTATCCTTTCAGAATCATCATGTAAAAGAAGCATTAATAACACGAAAGTTGAATTTTGAAGAATTCGTCCTGAAACAATCTTGAAAATAATTTTGTCATCAACTCTTATACATTCAAGCCATATCACTGGTGAAATGGATGAGGTATAGAAGGATCAAGTTCCAAGATATGGAACAACTTGGTGGATGTACCCTATCTTTTCTTAGAAATACAAACACCTTAATCAATCAATTTAGCAAGTATACAGTAAATGTTCAGCCAGCTCACAAGCTTATGGAGCCATAAATGACATCAACAAGTTTTCCTACTGAATAAATCAGCCTTTTAGTTTCACTGTCTGCCTTTTACAGGAACAAACGTAAGGGGAAAAATGTGCATTTTTACCATGTTCAGTCACCCGTGTTGCTATTTTTCTCAATGTTAGTTTCATCAATTCATTAAATTTCTGAAGTCCCACATCCAAGAACCATTGCTAACAGCAGCGAATTGCACAGCGGGTCAAAATAAACAGTTCttgtaaaatataaataatcaGAAAATTAATTAGACTTAATCAGGGATAAATATTATtaacaaagaaaaaatataGGAGATGGAGAACTCAGTAAATTTGTGATACCTAGTAATTGACAAATCCTCCGGAATCATTTCCAGATTAGGCTGCTTGTCTAAGTCCATGTTAAACACATAAATGCAATCCCAAACACCATtagccatccctgcaaaatgtGCTGAGACATCAAATTTCTGCAGAGTGAAAACTTTGCCAAGGAACTTCATCTCCTCATATTCAAGATTCTCAAGAAACAGATACTCCCTCTCTACGACCTCCTCTGCCCCTCCCTCCAATTGGTACACATGAATACTCCTGATCAGCTCTGAgagaaaagttcaaaaatttcaaataaaaaaaagaaaaagaaaaacatacaTGCAACATGAAAAAATTGGCAAACATATTTTATCTGCATCTTTAAGGATATCCcaaatggaattttttttttttttttagttaatcATGCAAAACAATTCAGAACCAATGAAAtcgaataaagaaaaaaaaataaagagtgaaaatgaaaaagactAACCTTTGTGAATGCGGTTTCGAAAGACAACAAGTGCTTTGAGAGGCGGGGATGCTTGGAGTGAGGCCATGGAGAAGAAAGTGGGGAAGTGATATTAGTAACTGTTTTGGGAGAAATGAGAGaacagagaagaaaaagaaaaagacgaagtagtagaagaagaagaagaagaggctTAAAGAGTTAAGAAGAGGCTTGCATGAGCCTCAGTTGTCACTTCCAAGAGGAGAGAGAGAAGCAGAGTGGAGAAAGGTGGTCAACATATTTATTgcaaccttttttcttttttttttttctgtgcgctgtattttggtttcttttctAACCTCTTTTGTCCCTTGGTGCAATGAAGACATGGCATTGAAAGCTGATGAAGAGTTCATCTTTAAAACTACTTGCTACCAGACGCTGAATTTCACTGGATTTTGATCCCTTTTTACCCGTCTTTGCAAAGATTTTTCCCTTTTCGAGACTAACGATACGAGTGAGGAGTATCTACGGCCTAATGTACAGGGTCAGATTTTGATAAATGTGTGTGTTGgcgggtggggggggggggggccgGGGGGGGGGGAGCTATTTGATTGTATTTATGGAACGTCTATAATAACATAAGCCACGAGCAAAAATGTAGTTATCTTTTAATttatctaaaatacccttattcaatgtagaTTGTTAttagtactccctccgtcctacTTTGATAGTCAtgtattcctttttcatttgttccaaattgtagtccactttccaattgaagaatgtagttgtattttaatttttctaaaatacccttattcaatgtaagtagttattactataaacctaccccatttaatgagagttgattctttttttaccatcaattaaagttcccataaagttgtaccatatttaatgtgacggtattttaggaaaatagcaatctaaatttactttttcaacaaagttaattattttttttcttaaatt
The genomic region above belongs to Coffea arabica cultivar ET-39 chromosome 7c, Coffea Arabica ET-39 HiFi, whole genome shotgun sequence and contains:
- the LOC113697769 gene encoding protein RKD5 isoform X4 encodes the protein MASLQASPPLKALVVFRNRIHKELIRSIHVYQLEGGAEEVVEREYLFLENLEYEEMKFLGKVFTLQKFDVSAHFAGMANGVWDCIYVFNMDLDKQPNLEMIPEDLSITRNPKLASIPSLSNDLEMIFKLGHKIECGDPSKVLPEEGEEIHSDVGHLTQRAQHVPVLDLNSLPCSGSDNEENNQNAAGVVEKKQKRAATKDIARLALEDLAKYFDLPIIEASKNLKVGLTVLKKKCREFGIPRWPHRKIKSLDSLIQDLQSTPIFRSHLLANGF
- the LOC113697769 gene encoding protein RKD5 isoform X3 gives rise to the protein MASLQASPPLKALVVFRNRIHKELIRSIHVYQLEGGAEEVVEREYLFLENLEYEEMKFLGKVFTLQKFDVSAHFAGMANGVWDCIYVFNMDLDKQPNLEMIPEDLSITRNPKLASIPSLSNDLEMIFKLGHKIECGDPSKVLPEEGEEIHSDVGHLTQRAQHVPVLDLNSLPCSGSDNEENNQNAAGVVEKKQKRAATKDIARLALEDLAKYFDLPIIEASKNLKVGLTVLKKKCREFGIPRWPHRKIKSLDSLIQDLQQSTPIFRSHLLANGF
- the LOC113697769 gene encoding protein RKD5 isoform X2, whose amino-acid sequence is MASLQASPPLKALVVFRNRIHKELIRSIHVYQLEGGAEEVVEREYLFLENLEYEEMKFLGKVFTLQKFDVSAHFAGMANGVWDCIYVFNMDLDKQPNLEMIPEDLSITRNPKLASIPSLSNDLEMIFKLGHKIECGDPSKVLPEEGEEIHSDVGHLTQRAQHVPVLDLNSLPCSGSDNEENNQNAAGVVEKKQKRAATKDIARLALEDLAKYFDLPIIEASKNLKVGLTVLKKKCREFGIPRWPHRKIKSLDSLIQDLQIFLSAVYSNFQKSPSCKWILMKL
- the LOC113697769 gene encoding protein RKD5 isoform X1, with translation MASLQASPPLKALVVFRNRIHKELIRSIHVYQLEGGAEEVVEREYLFLENLEYEEMKFLGKVFTLQKFDVSAHFAGMANGVWDCIYVFNMDLDKQPNLEMIPEDLSITRNPKLASIPSLSNDLEMIFKLGHKIECGDPSKVLPEEGEEIHSDVGHLTQRAQHVPVLDLNSLPCSGSDNEENNQNAAGVVEKKQKRAATKDIARLALEDLAKYFDLPIIEASKNLKVGLTVLKKKCREFGIPRWPHRKIKSLDSLIQDLQGEVKRQLEEDEAAAMAVAKRQRMIESEKESIEKKPFLDIQWETKKFRQDIFKRRHRARALENQSRTLSLL